One Actinomycetota bacterium genomic window, GGAAGCGTAGCACGCCGCCGCGGGCGCGCAAGCCCCGGGCGCGGAACGGCTCGGACGTGTTCGCCCGGGCCGCTGCGGTGTCCTCGTGCGGGTCCGCTACACCAGCTCGACGGTCACCCCGTCGTCGCCCCCGGTCTCATCGAGCGCCTCGGCGGCCTCCTCGAGCTTGGCCGCGGCCTCGCCCAGGAGCACCGATGCCTGCGCGATGAGCGCGCTGACCTCGGCGCGCCCGGCGTGGTCGGCCAGGTGGTGCAGTTGCTCGAGCGAGCTCTGCGCGACGCCCACGACGTCGGCGGCCTGGCCCACGGAGAGCGCGAGCTGCGATGCGTTGACGCCCTTCTCGCACATGGCGCGCCTCCTAGCCGGCCCAGGGGGCGAGTTCCTCGACCAGCCGCCGCTTCGGCATCTGGCCGACGAGCTTCTTGGCGACCGAGCCGTCCGTGAAGACGAGCAGGGTCGGGATCGACAGGATGTCGAACCTCATCGCCGTGTTCGGGTTCTCGTCGACGTTGAGCTTGCCGACGACGATCCTGCCGGCGTAC contains:
- the trxA gene encoding thioredoxin, which encodes MAEGIIAITDANFADEVEGAGKPVLLDFWAPWCGPCRAMEPVLEEIAAEYAGRIVVGKLNVDENPNTAMRFDILSIPTLLVFTDGSVAKKLVGQMPKRRLVEELAPWAG